A segment of the Actinomycetota bacterium genome:
GTAAATGACTCTTCCCAGACCTGCTTTTATCATTTCGCGCTATTTTTCTATTATTTAAGGCCTTTTCAAGAATATCAATGATCACATTCTGAAAACCTGTGTACATATCATTTACGAATCCGGTGGTTTCAACAATTACATAATTTTTTGAAAAACCGGATTTCTTAATAATCTTTTCAAGATCATCACCAATCAGAGCTGTTCCGGAGGTGTTAACAAGACCCAGCAGTTTATAAAAATTATTAGAGTCTATTCTTTTTAATATTTTAATAAGTTTATCCTCGGTTGAAAAAATAAAATCATATTCATCAAGGAATGTAGACGGAACCCTGAACTGACGCATGAAATAATCATCCGAAAGCCTTGCATTGTCAGCAGTATAGTCAACATATCTATCCTGACCATAAACCAGATATGCGTTAGACATCCTGCAACCTGTTGGTCCGTTGACCAATGCAATTGCATCTTTTATTCCTTCAATCCCGCAAATGCTGCCTGTTAAGCTGTCAGGACTCAAATTGTAATTTATTAAATAATTTTTCTTCATTTCTCCAACCTTCCCTTAAGTCTATAGAAAAAAAACTCATCCATCTTTTGGATAATTCAACGCCACTGAAAAAACCGATTTTCGGATAATAAGGCATCAGGTCATAATGGACACCCTCTACTGTTTCAAGCACCGGTATATTTGTAAGCACTATATCGGGTTTCATTTTTTTTATAAGCTTATCCCTTTCTGTCTCATTATAGTTGTAATCCACATCACCAAAACCGCTAATGTCCATTTCCTCATTTTCCACCGACTTAATAAAACACACCTTTAAAAGTTTCATATTTAAGTCTTTTATAGTTTCAATTACATAATCAAGATTGGAATTAAAAGCAAAGAGCATTACCGATTTCCCCTCAAGTATTTTTTTCTGCCTTTCTATTATCTGTTCATATTCATTTGTATACTTATTAATTAACCCGGCTATCAATTTATTCCTTCCAAAATAATCTGCAATCTCAGAAATCCAACTGACAGTTTCCCTGAAACCAACGGGAAGCTTCCTGAATATTTTAATATCAAAACTCTGGCTTAAAAAATTGGAAATCACATTTGCAATAAAACCATCGTCGTATGGTATCGAAATCGAAGCTCTTTTGAATTCTTTAATTGTATCTATGCCGGTATCTCTTATGAATCTGCAGTGGATTTTTATATTAAGCTGGCTAAGAATTTTTTTGATTGTATTATAATTATCATCCGTGTCTCCCATCATTGTTTTTTCATTAATCAGATTAACCGATACATCATCTTTTTTGGGTTTTATATTTCTATCAATATATTTTTCAGAAATTATACGGTAGGCGTCCAGCATGCCCTGAAAATAATCACCGCCTGCCACTCCCTGGGTATCAATTACAGTGATATCGCAATCATCTCCAAGCTTAAGCTCGTTTACATTTTTCTCGAGATCATCTCCTATTATTGCTGAAGCACATGCGGAAACCAGAAACATTTTCTTTTGCCCATAATTATTAACCATGTTCATAATACAGTTCTTTAATATTTCCGAACCACCAAAAATGACGTCCTTCTCTCTAAGATTGGTCTGAACGAGCCTGGTGAAAAGAGAGGGTTTGTTAACCGTGCCATAAATTTTTTCTATTAGTGAAGATCCGGAGTTTGATATATCATTTATATAGCTGCAGCCGGATGGCGAATGCATTATTGTAATATAATCATTTATTTGAGTTGTAACCCCG
Coding sequences within it:
- a CDS encoding AAA family ATPase, with translation MKNTNSSNGTKPFQIGIYGKGGIGKSTVTANLTSGLGKMGKKVLQIGCDPKSDSTKLLLEGKKQTPILEILKEKSVNDIDIKDFMEYGYENVCCTESGGPQAGVGCAGRGIITMVEVLRNKGIYEAGFDYIFYDILGDVVCGGFSVPLRKGFADGIIIVTSGEFQSLYAANNICKGLGNLNGKLIGIIGNSRNIGTENELIQEFCTRINSELLAFIPNSRIFWEAEVNRKTVLEYAPQSKSAQIFMSLAKKIVDRNFKLTSPEAMSEKDLEDLSIKYFKAGEAKREDFSPYSKIGNTDAGSGMNNDNSVIKKNKLNPVNTELKNMKANINTCTMIPAKNLKKNINPDDSLKRKPLMKIMSKSLKNREPLHGCSITGAFGVTTQINDYITIMHSPSGCSYINDISNSGSSLIEKIYGTVNKPSLFTRLVQTNLREKDVIFGGSEILKNCIMNMVNNYGQKKMFLVSACASAIIGDDLEKNVNELKLGDDCDITVIDTQGVAGGDYFQGMLDAYRIISEKYIDRNIKPKKDDVSVNLINEKTMMGDTDDNYNTIKKILSQLNIKIHCRFIRDTGIDTIKEFKRASISIPYDDGFIANVISNFLSQSFDIKIFRKLPVGFRETVSWISEIADYFGRNKLIAGLINKYTNEYEQIIERQKKILEGKSVMLFAFNSNLDYVIETIKDLNMKLLKVCFIKSVENEEMDISGFGDVDYNYNETERDKLIKKMKPDIVLTNIPVLETVEGVHYDLMPYYPKIGFFSGVELSKRWMSFFSIDLREGWRNEEKLFNKLQFES